The Glycine soja cultivar W05 chromosome 19, ASM419377v2, whole genome shotgun sequence genomic sequence aagaaaaattcaaagcaACATGCATCATGACATCAAACAAAGTATAGTAATATATACAATGATTCAAATGATTTGTCTGGTTAATTtcgttaacaaaataaaaaaatatatacaatgatTAAAAAAGATGGCATCCCTCATCACAAAAAGTATATACAATGATTCAGAAAGACAATACCTCTAGCTTCTTGTTGAACGATGGGTCTTGATGCCATTTGCAAAATTCTCTCGGGTCTTCTTGTCTTGAATGCAATCAAGGTATCGAGTGAGTGGAACTCTTTTCCCTCTCCCTCCCAACcaccaccccccccccctctctctctctctatatatatatatatccctcTCTACGTAGATGGATGTGAATTAGAGGAGACATTGATATAGGTTTCTTCTCCTTCAACGATAAActtttttaagttgtttctgGATCGTTggatttttcttaaaatctcACGATGGAACGTGGCTTTGGacaataaatttgtaaattctTGGGTGCAAAggtttttatcttaattttgaggtgcattttattgaatattatcATTATCTTTATTATAGTGTAACATTTTTCATAGATTGtccaattatttttcttttattattgagGGATTTTCACCTTAATTTTGACATACACATTTTCTTGATTTTCACTCACCTTTGTAAAGGTGTTGAATTGTGTATTTCTTAATCAAGTCAAATTGTGAAAATAGACAAACTCAACCTGGCCCAAATTTATTTCTCCTGGGTCATGTTTTTCTTAGTGTAGCCTTACCCATCATACTAAGTCAAATTGGCCTATTATTttcttgaatttaaattaattaaaaataaaaaataataaaaataatgtggaGCCAAATAGACCCAATAATGTTTAGGCCAAGAATTTATAGGCTCAACTTGACGTATTGGATGAAACCAAATTGACTTTTAGGTCAACCTTTTTATAATACAGTATAATCTAATTTGACTAGTCATATCAATTTTGACAACTCTAAGGTTCAAATTAGAAGTTTTACAATTATAAGTCCCAATCTAAAACATTatctacattaattattttttccacaaaaatacttttaattagaGTTGATTTTAGAATGACGTGATAGTAAAAGAAACTTAATCCATTAacgttctttatttttttttttctttcaaagatatttgttagttttgttcatAAAGATAATTTTGAGAAAAGGTAATAATTTAAGCCAAATTGaatactattaattattaactaattttcttaattagttaataAGAATTTATAGTAAGTACCGAAAGGAGAATTTTTTTCCCGTCAAAAGACTTGTTTACTAACCTTTTTTTTACGTATGACTAAGTCGAAAAAACAAGtttcataggaaaaaaaatgtatttaaactttttttaaggtGAGGAACTTTAGAAAATTTAACTcttgattttcaagtttatttatttactttttgtaTAGTTATTTATTCATCCTCAATTCaatctttttcttaataaaactGATGAGATTTATTGTTGATATCAATCCATTCACACCCAAAGGAAAATAGCATCAAgaaggggaaaaaagaaaaagaaaaaaggaaaaaaatttaaaaactttattCAGTCTCAAGTTTTGAAGCCGTTAATTTCAAAACTTTATTCACCATCTCAAGTTTTCAAGCCATTGTATAGCATTAGCAATTAGCCTTGTATATGTGCCTTCTTTGAAGTGCAATCACCTCCACATACATGTGCGGATAGTAGACCAAATCTCATGAAATCGAAGCGTTTTAGCAACAATGGAATCCAATAATTCAATAGATTTTAGtaataagaaaagaataaagCTAAAGATATAGCTTCATTTTTGATCTTCAAGCAATTACCACTTGAGTCTTAATCAGTAAATTTACGAGCCGATAATCATTAAGAAATTTTGGTATATACCTTGTTTCGGATGTGCTTTACATTACGAAACAACTAGCACATGCAAATTAGCCACAATGAACAAATGaactaataattataaaaagttgAGTTTGGTACAACATGATTaggcaaataaaaaacatgcctAAAACAATGCAACTCAATTAGTGAAACCCAATCACAAAGATGAAATCATATCTTTAACAAAACAAGCACACATGTATACTCACACCAAGAATCTGATAAATCTCACGTTTGATGGAAAAACTCAGTCAGTTAAATTTTGCTCCTACACTAGATCATCTGGCCCAGCGAGCACGACCTGTCATTTGAAAAACAAGATACCCGTTTTTAAGTAAGGGATCCATTTCAGCAAGGAAATGCATGTAGAGCTCTTAAAGCAAAGTTGTAACATATCTAAAGAATGAGACAAGAAAGTCAACATATGAATCAGTAGATAACATGGTAAGAGGGGTGCATACATTGCAATCAAGAGCATATTTCCTGGCAACCATAATGGCTGCATTTCTGTCTCTCTCTGATTCAAAGGTTAATACAAATGAGAGGCCCTTTCTTGCTTGCCAAAACAACGCCTTCGCTGCATTAGCGATATCACTTCTAACTCCACATAGCTatagttaaataaaatgttaGTTTAAGGGATATAGTCAAATAAAGAACTTAAAAGATGAtcaaccataaaaaaaatatacacagaTGAAGTATTGCactttgaaaaaaaacatgttattcTTTATCTAGGTTGTCCAtgttaaataaagaatagaaaggGGTAATTCTGTACATGGAAGACATTGACACTGGAAGTGTTAATTCCCATGTCTGTATTTCTATGTTTGCGAGTGGGGCAGGCCACAGGGGGTGGATGGAGAGcctttaattttcatgtttagcaTGTTCTGTGACACAAGAATAAGGACCAATTGCCAAAATAGTACCTGCATTGATGGGGAGTAAATCTCTCTTGCTTTTGTAATCCAACCTCTGCATAGCTTTATCCTCATTCTCCCCACATTAAATGAATGAGTAGAATGTGAAGAGTGATCTTTTCCATTCATTTGAGAAATAACTACCTGTATAAAATCCAAATACAAACTGTAAGAATTATTGTGCCAAAAAATGTTCATTACCCAAAGCAAACTTCAGATTTTTGAAAAGCAGATAAAAAGGAGTGTGTGAATAGGAGAAAGTAGATAGTTAGATatacaaaaaatgaaacattaaaCAAGTTATAAATTTAGCTTGTAGGAAACTCACTCCTTTAGACCGGAAAGGTTCAAGGAATATAAGGCACTATTTTATGTTATGAAAGtcataaacaactaaaaaatatagCATCCACCTTTATCAAAACATGAGCATGAGAAAATCAATAAAACATCTTTCTTTAAGATGTAATATTTTCTTGAAACTAATTTGTGGTTGTGTTTATCATCCACAGGAAGAAGGGGGAAAAGGCCAAACAACACTCAAAACTTGGTCGCAAGTTGCAACAGTAATGATACAGGGTAGATGTTAAACTAACacaagattatttattttatttttggggtACTAAATCTGTCAGATCTTAGGAAAGGCCACACCACAAGAGTGCTTCCAAAGGGATCCCACTAGGGGGGGAGGGGGCAATGAAGAGGGGATGGGAACAGAAATCAGAAAAAGATGTTCCACCTGAGGGTCTTGAACCCCCAATCAAGAGCTTTCCTGTCAAGAACTTATAAGCAAAATTCTCAACTAAGTAATCAAGGCTTAGGACCACATGGAATTTAACTCTAAGCTTTTAGAGATCGTCTTCAAGAAACAACTGTGAAAAGACAAACAGAGGTtttataatgtttgttgaattaAATCACACTTTTTCTACATTTTCTGTATTGAATGCTGGAAGTGTTGAAATTGATAATTTGAATATCCTTTTCTACCAGTAATACTTAAAATTACTGAATCTGAAAAGATTGTAGACGGCATACATTAAAATCGGTATTAGATTTTCGTAGAAGTGTCTCCACATGGCTTCCAAGTCCTGAAACTGTTACTCACAGATAGGTAGCTGTTAGCTTTTCTTTTCTACTTCTAGATGCATCATTGGTATTGTCGGGTACACGACAACCCGAATCATGCATTCTAAAACCAGAAATAATTAGTTtggaaaaacaaaaggtaagCCCGTAACAAAACTAACCAGTTTGAATGGGATCAGTTGTTAGGGTAAGTTTTTTCCCATTTGAGACAATATCTACTTGTAAGATTCTCCCAACATCAGAGGGGTCAGGAGCATATATTGTTTTGTTGGCACCTGAGAAATAAAGGCAAACCAACTTCAAACAGAATAAAAAGTAATCAAGATAAATTAGCTGTTGAAGCCCAGTCAAGCAAACAACAGCTTAAATATAGTCAAATAAGATAGATAGAACAATATTCATGATGAAGgtcataaataaaaatggatTCCACCACCGGATTGGAGCCATACATCTTGTAATTGTAAAGTCAATGAACTAATAGGAGCTAAATTTGGCAGAAAAGCATGACAGACAGACAGGTGTATTTGTAAAGTTTATTTGCCGGATTGTAAAGCATGACAGACAGACAGGTTAAATGATATTTCATTTCCAGCAAACACTCATGCAAAAGCACAGTAGGCTTGAAGTATGGACAATGCACAAGTCCACTTTACCTTGTACAGTGtacttgaatttaatttaataaatttgtaatgGAGTTGGCATAAATTGAATCCTTACTATTTGACATAAAGGCTTTGATACCATTTCAAGGACCAACTATCCTAAAAGCTAAAGCTGCTGCTATGCACAGCCATGGTTTTACATCTCAAGTATAGATCTACAATGGAAACCAAACTGGCAGATTTGAATACACAGATAATAGAGTCATTGAAAAACTTCCAGAAGGATATCAAATTATCAGAATAAAGTATAAATGttactaaaataaatcaatacaAATACTAAGATCTGAATATTCTGAAACGCAATTGAAAAATCAACTAAAAGAGAGGTACCTGAAATAACTTCCCTCCAGCTGCCTTCAGAAGACAAGCGATACCACTGAAATGAACATTTCGAAACCTGTGGCACTTCAGCTGAGCAAGGCTGGACTCGCAGATATGAACCCAAAGCTTCAGAACCATCTAACATGTATAAACGAGATTTattttcctcatccctcttgctcatggttagCTGGCATGGATGAAATGAAGTTATTGCAAGAAAAGTATATTTGAGTTTATTAAATCTTAATATAGCATGTCAAAATTATAGTTTGCAAATCTAATCAAATTGATGATAAATTTGATAGTTAATTAGAGCAAGAGCAAGTAAAACTAGATATCAACAAACCTCTTTCTGAAGcttaattgaaaatatagaTTTCTCTCGAATTTGATCCCTAAGAGCACGTAGTTCATATTCCATGGCCATCACCTGAAACCATACAATTCTCATATTTCAACCTTATGAAGAATATTCAAATTGTAATACACTCTAGTTAATGGGTCCTTAAATTATGATGTGCCTAATTGCACAGGTATTGGTAAGTTATCCAAAATGTTCTCAAGTGtagatatgaaaattttaatagatttagGATTCAGGTATAGCagaatatattaattaacaGTAGTAATATATTCATATACACCTAAAGATTAATATTatcatgtaaaatatttttcagatATGTTATGGCCAATTTTACACAATTCAAACCAAATTTCAGCATTTAATGACATTTCTATTCATTTCAAatgtttcaaaatcaaaattttccatttttcaCAGGAAAATGTAGTATCTAAGCATGATGTATGATATCTGTAAGTACGAAATTATGGGAAAATTGGAGTGTTGATGTTTCTTGTCAACATCTggattattactattatttaaaatgtagTAAAGTGAAATTAAGCAAAAACTATAGGCTACAACAGTATTGAGGAAGCAAAATGCAATTCACCTTGCTTGGCTGATGCAACAATTTGATTCTTCTAGCTTCTTGAACTTCTTCAATTAGTCCATCCACATCCTGACAGTGAAGAACAACAGATAGAGTACACTTTATGTACTAAACATCATAATAACTACATAATATCAATAAAGCATCTTTACAAATTTTCCACATTCATATACATTACAAACTGAAGGATGATATAACATGATATGAAGATATTATGTAAATGACTAGCAAACAGCTACAGGCAGGGTAGTTGGAAAACCCACGCTTGTATGTTTATGCATAGGATTTTTATAGGTGAATGAGTAAAGTTCATAAGAAacttttaacatatataaattatatttaaggtcTTTTTAGGAAATGTTATCTTTTAGCAGTGTCCATCATACAGAGAATAAATCCTTCTTTTCTATCctaaaattgtattatttaataattcttGTATGGTTATACCCATACATATGATTCTCTTGTGTACATTGAAGATTATTATACTGCAAAGTAATGCTTGATTATGAATTCATTAACGCAAaattatacacacacacataattgTGTAATCAAACAGCATTTTAGTACCTGTGGTTTAGAAGCTTGGGAAGCTTTTTCTTGTTCTTCAAGCGCCTCCCCAATTCTCAGCACCACAGCTCTAGCACTTTCAATTTCGGCACAAGCAAAAGACTTCTCTTGATTAACCAACTTTTTAGCATCTTCAGAAGCCTATAGAACAAAGATGGAttctgatattattttttttttttctcaaaaaaatttaaatggaagaactagaaaattaaaactatttaagAAATCCATGGAGAAGGAATAATTGCAATGCTTATCAGTGTCTAAATGAAATACTAGTACCACTAAGGAATAATTATCACCATGGTTTCATTTTCAATACCTTACAAAAGAGAATCCCAATCacagaaaataattttcagagCGACCAATTTCATTCcattatataaaatgaaaagggaACAATGTTGATCTTGTGAAAGGTGACAGCAATAGGAAGGAACCAAAGGCACCCTTCTATGATAATGGAATGCCTCAACAAATTCATGCAATACAGTTTGAAACAGTTTATTTGCAAACAATACACAAATACATGTCAAACTATGAATCatctaactatttttttacaatctgttaaaaaaaatccaaaagaaaaattGGAATTTGATCAAAGTATGAGTGGTGAAAATTCAgaaattgttcaaataaatCACAACTATGAGCCGAAAGTTTTGAAGGGGATTCTATAACAAATTACAAAAAGTTTAGATGTCGAAGAAGACCTGTTTGAGAAAGTTTACAAGCTTCTTCActtcaaacttctcttgaatcaatTCACCTTCGTTTTGAGTTAACTTAACTGCTAAAGCTTCCACCTGTGAGGAATATATTGTTAATTATGAATACTTAGCATCAGTAACATGAattgaagaggaaaaagaaatgcCCTCATGCATTCTGAAATAGCTTCAAATATGTgggttaaagaaaagaaagggagaCACACTCCACAAAAGAAAGCCAGAAAGCTCAAAAGTCAGGAAGACTCATTTTTTGTCCGCTCATCAGACAAAATGGAACACCATTTCAAACTTTGAACAATGTAATATACTCAACCATGGAGTAGTATAAACTAACGAACCATAGAGATAGCTTTCTCCACATCCTCTTTGTTTATTCCTGCAAAACGTCCTCTTAAAGATTCTAATGCATCTCTTAGCTTTTTCAAAAGAACATGTCCCTCCAAAGATGCCACCTCTCTCAGCTTTGCCTAAATTCCACACCAAAAGGAAGGGGAGGGGAGATCATCAGAAGTTGAGAAAAGAAATATAACTCAAATGAAGTGACAAAAAACAATCGGATGAACTATGATTCGAAGTcaataacaaactttattttaacaatggCAATTTCAATTGCCTAAAAACTAAAAGTGATCTAACTTGAACctgctattttattttattttttgctttttaccaGACTAATGTGTGCTTGACAGAACAGGGGAgtgatgaatataaaaaaaaaaaaaaacttcgtaccccattgcccagaggctcttcgctatgcgaaggtatggggtgTGATGAATATAAATTGGCTTTTTTCTATTAATGATAGGAAAATAATAAACAGTAGaccataagaaaataataaagacaGAAACCTCATTAGACAACTTAGCAGCTGCAGCCAAGTTCTTGTCAAATTTACTGGCAAGGTCACGAACTGAGATACGCTTGTGTTGGTCTGACAAATTGAAAGCTTCTTGTTCAATAACATCCTTCAAAGAAGGACCCAGGTTATCCTCAACTGGCTCTTCCAGAACTTGATTATCAACATCCAGTTTGTATTTCGGAAAactattagaaataaagctcaCATCAGCTGAAACTGGTGGAAATGCCTCCATTGGCATCCTGATTTCAACTTCAGGACTTATCTTTGTCATGCTGAAAATTGGTGgtctggtaaaaaaaaaaaaaattgcaacatAGTATGAGACCTTCTATAAGAATATATCAATGATGAGTCAAAATCAAAACAACATTTAAGTATAGAAGACTCCATTTTTTCATCAACAACTACAATTAAACCCAGCTTAGTGAAGTAAATAGAGGACATACGACATGCAATGTAGAAAAGATGAAGCTATGAAAGAATCCTAAAAGCTAGAAGACATGATGCAATAGGGATGGCTGATACTACTGTCTTCTGCCTACTACTCAATGCTCCTTCACcaggagaaaaaaattaaaatactaaataaacaTGTCTTCATTTAACTGAACCAGATTGGACAATTAAAGCTCTGGAGTTTTGCTCTTCTTCGTTATGCATATGTTATATGAACTTTAAGATGAATCAAACACATTAGATCCTGTGTCAAGTGCACCAGAGTCAGACAACAGGAAAGAACATTCCATATTCAAGCCAATGCAAGTAGGTCAAATTAAACCATAATCAAAACCTAAGCAACAAAAGCTCATCACCGTTGCTGATGATCTGCCAATTATGAATGACATTGCAAATCCAACCAGCCTAGTTGTGTATAAAAGGATGAAAAACTTAAAGAGTGTTGTTACCAAAGATTAGACTTAAAAGAGGGATAAAAGCTTGAAGTGTTATCACCAAAGATTAGAGTTTGCGACGAATATAGTTGGCTTGATGTAAGTTCCAAGATGGATTTAGACTAAGACggccatttcatttaacatcaTTTAGTTTGAGCAGAAAAAAGTAGTCGAACACATCAATTGTCAATCAACTCATACACGtctaaaaagaggaaaaagaaaaggatggaAGAATTAATCCGGCatctaattagaaaaaaaaaataatgaagtagCAGCAGCTAGCATTTGTAGTGATAGTCAAAGGGGAATATTAGAAGCAATAACATCAACTAACGACTATGTTGTGGTTGATTATTCATCTCAAATTAATAAagtgatttattttctatttttagtgaAAACAAGCATTCATATTACCAAACTACACACTatcaaatgaattttcaagttaGTGCAGCAGTTTCCTAGTAtagaaacaaaaactaaaaatcagataaaaaaaaaagggtgtaGTTTCTCCAGCCCCATCAAACACGCAAAACCATGAAACCACATAGATCTACAcaacaaaaaccaaaatttatcaGAATAATTAGGCAGGCCTAATACATaataaatcaacaaaaaaatgaaataaataaataaaaaaactagagagagaaacaaagCAAAAACAATGATAATTTGAGATCAAACAAGAGGATTATCTGCTAATTACACCAACTTCACAAAATGCACTTCTGAATATCATCAAATCAACCCACATTCCACAAGTCTCATTCTACTCCAATTACaaatgcaaaaaagaaaacaaaaaaaaagaagcaaaatctTACTTCTCAGTGAGCAACACACTGGTAAGGCCACTGAAgcaaagaatagaaaaagaaaaatgaaaaatgagagcgaatggagagagagagaaagagagcaaAGAGTTGCATGCAACCAAAACGGAAatgcgagagagagagagagagagagagagagagagtaaagAACTCACTTAAGAATAAGAGTAATAACCGAAACAAAAGAGTGATTAATTAAAAGGAGTTACCACAGCTTAAGCCGGTTGCaggtaagcaaaaaaaaaaagagcgagagagaaagagacaaGACAGGATTGAAGTTGAAGAATTACAACAAGAagaacagaagaagaagaagaagaaggagaggaagaagaagaaggagaagaggaaTAAGGAGAAGAAGAATCTAAAGAGTGGCCATTAGCGTTGCTTTTTGAAAAggttaaagaaagaaaagaaagagagaa encodes the following:
- the LOC114400555 gene encoding stomatal closure-related actin-binding protein 3-like; this translates as MTKISPEVEIRMPMEAFPPVSADVSFISNSFPKYKLDVDNQVLEEPVEDNLGPSLKDVIEQEAFNLSDQHKRISVRDLASKFDKNLAAAAKLSNEAKLREVASLEGHVLLKKLRDALESLRGRFAGINKEDVEKAISMVEALAVKLTQNEGELIQEKFEVKKLVNFLKQASEDAKKLVNQEKSFACAEIESARAVVLRIGEALEEQEKASQASKPQDVDGLIEEVQEARRIKLLHQPSKVMAMEYELRALRDQIREKSIFSIKLQKELTMSKRDEENKSRLYMLDGSEALGSYLRVQPCSAEVPQVSKCSFQWYRLSSEGSWREVISGANKTIYAPDPSDVGRILQVDIVSNGKKLTLTTDPIQTVSGLGSHVETLLRKSNTDFNVVISQMNGKDHSSHSTHSFNVGRMRIKLCRGWITKAREIYSPSMQLCGVRSDIANAAKALFWQARKGLSFVLTFESERDRNAAIMVARKYALDCNVVLAGPDDLV